TACTCTCAATCAAGCACGGCAGAAATTCAAACGATTTTATTATTACACAAAAGCATAATTTATCTGACACAGTACTAGACCGATGGTCATTTTGAAGTAATAGAATTTAGAACTTACGCAGTTGAATACTCAGATACCTGTAGTTCGGCGATTTATCGCCACAAGCACCCGATGAAGTCAATCCCATCAGAATTTAAAGATTCAAATGGGACCGATAAGCGTGGTTGAACACAGATTGCTATCCTTTTTTCTCTTTTTATCTGCGACAATCAGCGAAATCTGCGTTCCTATCTGCTCTTAGAACTGAAGTGTGTATGTCCTAAGAATTTTCAAATGATAAAAAAAATAATTTTATAATGAGGAGATGATGAAACGTAAATTACTCTTTTGTTTAATCTGTGTAGTCATTGTTTTTAGTTTTGCTGCTTTTGGCGACTCTGGGGATGCAGACACCCCTCACGGTTTAGAAGGCTGGCTCGAATCCAAGCTTGGAAATCTACATACAATTTGGCTTTTTGTCATCATTGCGATCACTCTTTATCTGCTTGGAAAAGGAGCGGATATACTGGTCGATGAAGCGGTTACTCTTTCAACGAGGTGGGGCATTCCACAGACGCTTATCGGAGCGACAATTGTGAGCCTTGGGACAACGACACCCGAAGCCGCTGTTTCCGTTCTCGCTGCCGTCCAAGGGGATCCGGATATCGCCCTTGGGAATGCGGTAGGGTCGATTATTTGTGACACTGGGCTTATTCTCGGTACTGCTGCGCTTATCGCTCCTCTACCACTCAATCGGAAAATTGTCAATCGCCAAGGCTGGTTGCAACTGGGAGCGGGATTTCTGTTAGTGATTGCCTGCCTGCCCTTCGGTTCGTTGGGAGCAACCTTTGCAGAGGGCGGTCGTCTCCCGCAGGTGATGGGCTTTGTTTTTCTCATTTTACTTGCCGCTTATATGTGGCAGTCGATTCGTTGGTCGCGCGATGCCGACAGCGACAGCACGATGGAAATGGATCAGAGCCACGAAGATTCCGCTAATACGGTGCTGGTCGTCGCCAAGTTGGTTCTTGGCATCATATTGGTGGTTGCCTCCTCAGTGGTATTGATTCCGGCGGTTAAAATTGTCGCCGAAAGAGTGAGAGTTCCCGAAAGCATCATTGCCGCTACATTGGTGGCATTCGGAACCTCTCTGCCAGAGTTTGTAACCGCGGTGACTGCTGCAAGGAGGGGACATGGCGCACTTGCGGTAGGAAACGTTATCGGTGCCGATATTCTCAACGTGCTTTTTGTCGCTGGTGCGTCTGCTGCCGTAACGGGTGCTGGCTTAGAAGCACCAACACACTTTTTCCGTCTGCTTTTCCCACTGATGCTATTTATCTTGGTTGTTTTTCGCGTTGGCATATTTGTTTCGGGCGACAGCTTGAAACGTCCTTTTGGTGTTATACTTATCGCTGCATACCTGTTTGTGACAATTCTGAGTTACAAAATTACGGGAGGCTAAAACTATTTAAGGTTTCAGAAATAGCCTAACAAGGGGGCAAAAATGAAGACATACCGTGTCAATATTTTAGGATGTCGAGGACGTGGAACAGCGGCAGCCAGAGCGTATCATGCACATCCACGGACAGAAATTGTCGCGCTTTGTGACCTTGTCGAAGAGAGATTGAACACGCTCGGAGACGAGGTTGATGTGTCTGCGCGTTTCACCGATCTGGACGAGATGATTCGTCAAACGGAGCCGGACATTGTGGCTATCCCGACAGGAACGGAATTTCATTATGACCTGTGTATGCGCGTTCTAGAACACGGCGTCAACATTGAGGTCGAAAAGCCGATGTGCGTCGATCTAATCCAAGCCGATGCTGTCATTGCGCGAGCACAGGAGAAAGGTGTGCGCACCGCTGTGCATCATCAAGGACGGGTTGGTGCATCAATGCAAGCGATTGGGCGTGCGTACAAAGAGGGAAAAATCGGCGAGCTGCGATACATCTATGGCAGCGGCAAAGGATACTACGGCGGCTATGGCTTGATGAACATCGGTACGCACATGATTAACAATATGCTTAGGTTCGGTGGTCGTCCCCGTAGTGTGGTCACTCAAGCGACGACAGACGGGCATCCGATCACCCCGGACGATATTGTGCCATCACCGAGCGGGATGGGGACCATTGCCTGTGAGCATATAACAGCATCGCTACAATTTGATAACAACGTGACCGGGACACTTCTTCAGCATCGCTTTGATAAGATGGATTCTTCCGCTTATGCGATGGAGTTGTACGGCAGTGAAGGACGCTTGATGTGGAGAGGGGACCAAGCATGGTGGCTGCCCCAGCCCCATTTTATCCCTGATGGAGAGCATGACCAATGGGAAGCTCTTGAGTCAATCTATCCTGAAAGCTATCAGCCGGACAGCAGCGCAGCAGAGGCAGACTACTGGTTTGTCGAGGAGTATGTCCGCGCCTTGGACGAAGGGCGGGAGCATGAATGCAGCGGATTAGAAGGGCGGTGTGTGTTGGAGGTCTTGATGGGCGTATTTGAATCTGCCGCTTACGGTACGCGCGTAGATCTCCCGCAAGAGAACCGCGAGCATCCATTACACCATTGGCGCAGAGAAGCAGCGTTAAATCCACCCTCTGAGATGCCCCGTCCCTATTGGGATTGGCTCTCAACGGAGTTTGAACGTTTGGGCAGGTAATTTACCGCTGCCCCACCAATTCTTGATTGTGTGTTGGGAGGTTTCAAATCGGTTGCAGCCATCCCTCTGGCACCTGAAGCCCAAAACCGGGTCCCGATGGCAGACCGAGCTTGCCATCAACCGGCATCAGGGTTCCCGGCGGGGTACGATAACAGTGCCGTCCTGACTCCGAGGGTGCCCCTAGGTAACATTCCTCCAATGGAATACCCGGTGCCGAAGCCTGAAAAAGTTCAATCAACGGTGTGTTAGGCATGGCGGCGGTCCAGTGCTGTCCATAAGGGTTGTTGGCACCGGTGTGCAGACACATTGGAATGCCGGCTGCATCTGCAAAATGAGCCAGTTTCATCGCTTCCGTAAAACCACCGATCCAGTGGAGGTCTGCCTGCACGAGGTCTATTAGGCTTTCCTCCACTGCTTTCATACCGGGCCAACGCGTTGTCCAATGCTCTCCGGTGGCGAGGGTCTGCCATGGAACGCGCTGACGTACGGCTTTTAACCCTTTCCAATCGTGTGGAACTAACATCTCCTCCATCCACCGCATCCGGTAGGGACGCAATGCTTCACACATCTGCACGGCGTAATCGGCGTCATAAGCCATCCAGCAGTCGAGCATCAGATCCGCTTCAGGACCAATCTGTTCACGGGTCTTTGCGATTAGCTCCACTGTGCCATCAATCCCTGCTTGACCGTCGTAGACTCCATAGGGTCGCGCCAGCTTAAACTTTTTGAACCCAAGTTCTATACTCCAATCCACATCGTTACCGGTCACATACACATCCATAGAACGGCGCGCGGGACCTCCAGCGAGTCGATAGACTGGTTGATCCAAGATTTTGCCCCACAAATCCCAGAGCGCGAGATCCACGCCAGCCACGGCGTGTGCTGTCAAGCCTTCATTGCCGAAGGCGAGTGTTCCGCGCCACATCAAATCGTTGCAAAGATCAATCGCACCCACTTCTTGCCCGATAACTAGCGGCGCAAGACACTCCTTGATAAGTATCGTCGCGACGTGACCCGTGTCAGCAAGCCCCAAGCCCCAAGTTCCATCATCAGCGATGGCCTTAACCCATACCAAGCCACCCGGACTTCGTCGATGAACCGGTTGATCAAATCTGTCTAGAGGGGTCGCCTGCACAAATGTATGCCCCCAAGACGGGCGACGGGCTGGCGTTCCTTCTTCGCTCGGCGGTGGCGGTTGCAATTCGCACACCTGTATATCAACTATCTTATTCGCAGCCATTCAAATAGTCCTCGCGTAAGCATTAGAAACCGAGTTTTTGTCAAAAACTCGGTTTCTTTTAGTACGAGCTCCTCTAATTATTGTGTTGTTTCCCCGTCGTCTTGTGCGCGGTCCAGCCAACCCTCCAGTTTAATCTTACTCGACAATTCCCAAGCTGTCAGATAGAGCGCAGCTGTAAAACGTGTGGCTTCACGCGCGCGCTCAGTCGCAAAGTCAATGACTGCCGGGACACGCTCCCAATCTTTGTCTCGGAAAGAGGGTAGGCTATCTCCTAGCTCATACACCGGTTTGAGCAGAGCAAATCCCGCATGGAACTCCTCCACAATACCAGCCATCAGGTCATCGAGCGGTTGAATTTCCTGATCTTTTGCCAGGGTCGACGGATCAAGCTCTAGATACTCGATAAGCGCGTCCGTTTTCTCATGAATTCCTTTATGTAGGACAGAACCATCTGGCTGTTTCCAGCCATTGAAATGAATTGTCAGATGCAAGGGTTGACACATATCTTGTGCATAGTGAGCAACAAATCCGGCATAGACTAGGCACTTGCTCTGAATAAAGGAATTGTTGGGCCATTTTCGGTGTTCAGCAAATGCCACGGCAAGACGCTCTGTCCATTCAGCGAGAGCGTAAGGCACGAATCCCACCTTGTCGGGCTTAATTCCCAATTCGGTGCACAACTGGGTAAACTCATACCGGCTTTTCGGGAGAGGTTTGCCCTGCAAAAGTTCTAGATCGAGATAGTGTTCTGGATGTTCTGCACTATTAACGTGGGGTGCCCCACGGTTCTTTGAGATATCCGGATCATAGGAACAGTGAGCAATCATTCCTTCCCCAGCGCGAAAAAAATCCGGCACGCTATCGGGCAACGCTTGAACTGCTGCTCTCGTCAGGATGCCATGTCCTCCTGACCACCAGCCCCATGCTGTGCCTCCGACAGCGAATGAAATCATACATATAACAAGCAATAGACGTCTCATTTTTGCACTTGACTCCTTATTGGATATGGAATATGCTACATAAAATCCGACCTTAAAGATGTTAAAAACCTCCGCAAGGTTTAATCGGCATTATAGCACTGATTGGGAATTTGGACAACAACAATTCTATTGAAAATGGACTCTGAACGGGGGAATTATGATGGGTGAAGCGAAACAAAATGTGCGTTGGGGGATTTTGAGCACAGCTAGGATCGCAACGAAGGTTGCACGCGCTATCAACTTGGCAGATGGTGCCGAGTTGACCACGATCGCGAGTCGAACGGAAGAACGTGCCAAAAGCTGGGCGTCTGAGCATGGTGTTGAAATAGCCTACGGAAACTATGAGGTACTCCTCGCAGATCCAAAAATTGATGCCATCTACAACCCGCTACCGCCTTCAATGCACGCCGAATGGACTATCAAAGCGGCGGAACAGGGCAAGCATGTGCTGTGCGAAAAACCGTTGGAAGCAAACATGGAGAAAACAATAGAAATGGCAGATGCCTGTCAGCAGCACAATGTGCAACTGATGGATGGCGTCATGTGGGTGCATCACGTGCGCACCCCTGTAATGAAGCGGGTCATTGATGATGGGAATTTAGGACAGCTGCGCCGGGTGACGGCAGCATTTACCACCGGTTGGGACACAATTCCAGAAGACAACATCCGCGTCAAAAAAGAACTTGCTGGCGGTTGCCTCGGCGATCTCGGTTACTATTGCGTTCGCTGCATTCTCTGGGCATTCGACGATTTACCGACGCAGGTCTTTGCTACTGCACGCTATTATCGTGATGTAGAACTCAACCTGTCGGGCACACTCTGGTTTGAAGACGAGCGGGTAGCCTCATTCGATTGTGGTTATGATACGGCGAGCCGCAGGTGGTTTGAGGTTGCTGGCACCCAAGCCTCTATTGTATGCGACGATTTCGTAATACCCCGGGCAGAGGATTCGACCCGTTTCTGGGTGCACGGTGCACAGGAACGGAACGAGGAACATAAGGGTGGAGGCTGTATCCAAGAGGTGCGTATGATCGAACGGTTTTCAAACATTGTTCGGACTGGGCAGCTTGAGCCGCGCTGGCCAACTGAAGCAATCAATACAATGCGTGTCTGCGACGCATTAAATGAATCTGCGCGACGCGCACAGGTTGTCCAAATTGGGTAGAGAGTGAGATTCTCTATCCCATGGCCACGCCGCCATCGACATGGATGGTTTGTCCGGTGATGTTTCGAGCCTCCTCCGACGACAGGAAGACGACTAGGTTGCCGATATCCTCCGGTGTCTGCTCCCGTTGGAGTGGTGTGTTCTGTTTGACCCACTGCTCGAACAGGGCACGCGGTTCAAGATCTGCGTAAGTCGGGTCGTTCTCGGCGATTAACGGCGCGAGCCTGTGCCAGAACCCGGTCCAGAGCATCCCCGGACAGATCGCATTAACGTTGATGTTATGGGGTCCAAAGTCTTTAGCCACCAACCGTGTCAGGTTCAACAGAGCATTCTTCGCGGCGGCGTAAGCCGGTGCAATCTGCGGATCTCGCTTTGCTGCAATTGACGAAATATTAATAATCTTCCCAAATTTCCGCTCGATCATGTGCGAAGCAACGGCTTTACAGAGGAAGAAGGGACCCTTGACGTGGACGGCTAAGTTATCATCCCAATCTGCCTCCGTTTGGTTGGTGAACGGCAGCCCAAGATTCTCACCAAAATGTCCTGCGTTGTTGACAAGGATATCCACCTGTCCGAACGTTTTGAGGGTTTCCTCCACTAGGGCAGTGCAATCTGTTTCCTTGGTCACATCTGATTGGACTGCCAATCCGCGTTGACCTGTCTCTTCGATCTTTTCCACACATCCCTGTGCAGCCTCAAGATTTACGTCCGACACGACGATGTTCGCACCTTCCCTAGCGAGACATAGGCTGATACCGGTCCCCATCCCGCCACCGCCGCCGGTGACAATAGCAACTCGATCTTTCAAACGCATAGAAATCTCCTTTGACTCATGTTAAGAAATCGTGCAGCAGAAACCGTAGGGAACAACAATCCTTGTTCCTTACTACCAAAAACTCGGTTTCTTTTAGCGTTTTGCACTTTTTTATGGGCCCCATAGGTTGGGCTTTCTAGCCCGACTGGACCAATGAACAGATTATTTTTACGTTTCACGCATCACGTTTCACGTTCCTCACTCATCTTTCACCCGCTGCCATTTCAACACCTTTTGTGCGTGGGGAGGTAGGCTTTCCCAGAGATCTCTTGGAAAATGCTTTTCGGTGTACTCATGCAGCCATTGGCTGAACAGCCACGGGACGCTGAATGCCATACACAGTTCATCACGCGGGTGGTCTGATCTATTCGGTGTACCGCGATGGAAATTGCGTGGGTCTTGCACCCAGAGAGACCCTTTCTTCAGATTGAGGCGGATTGGGTGGTAGTTGCCGCGGCGATTGAGTCCCTCGCCAAAAACGTCGTTCAGGTTAGTGGGTAAGCCCTCCTCACCCACATACTGCGTTCCCGGAATTACTTCAAAGCTCCCATTCTCCTCGTTTGTGTCAACAAGTGGAAACTTGACGCCCACAGAGAATGCTGGCGTCTTAATTCCCGGAAACAGGGAGGCTTTGCCGTCCCGGTGCCACCGCTGATAATCTGTTCCCGGCAGCGGTATATTTGAGTCGAAGTGCGTCCAGACATAATCGGGACCCAGCACACGCTCCAAAAACGCAACGAGGGCAGGATGCTCAAAGATCTCCGGGGCTACAAAAGGTCGCTCGAAAGGTACGCGCACGTTATAGCGATGATAGCCGCGGGGCGGATACTTCCCCTGCCGCTCGATGTCGCGGTCTCGAATTGGTATCCACGCCTCAAGGATACGATCTATTGTTTCTGTCGGTATCAGATCCTCGAAAACGATGAAGCCATTAATCCGCCACTCCTCCATCATCTGATCGATGTCATATTTCGTATCCAAGCCCATGATGTTTCTCCCTCCTTGTTGGTTGGACTGAAAGTTGCCTAGTCGGTAGATTCTGTTTCACATACTTCAAAGATTTAGGTTTATTTAGCCGGCTTCCCCTTCTTCCAACCCCAACTCAAACGCCTGTTTGAGCACGGAATAAGGCTGTGCACCGACAACCATATATTTTCCAATGATGAATGTTGGGACACCGGTGATACCATATCCTCTTGCTTCCTGTATCTGTAAATCGACACAGGCTTTCATCGTGCGCTCGGAGAGACATTCAGCTGCTGCCTCTCTCGCAAGTCCAACTTCTTCAACAATGTCTAAAAGCACCGATTCATCTCCCATATCCTGTATCTGCTCGAAGTATGAGTCAAATAGTGCTGCTCGGAACGGTTCACCTTTCCCGGATTGCTCGGCAAATTCACCCAACTCTAGTGCAAGTCGGGAATTAGAATAAATGACGTGATCGGGGAGTTGCAGATTGGCAGCCGCCGCCAACTGCTGTGCGTTTTCAGAAATCCGTTTGAGATTCGGATTGTTCTGATAAAACATTGATGATGGGATGCCGCCCGCCGGTGCTTCCGGGTGAAGCTCAAAACTCTTCCAAACAATCGGCGGATCGTACTCCTGTTGCAGTTGGTGTACTCGCGCTGCACCGATGTAGCAGTATGGACAAACATAGTCAGAGTAAACTGTTACGTTGATTGTTTTCATGGAAGGTATTATATCACCAACCACAAAAAATTTCGATGAATATATAGCGACTAGAAGATTGAAAGCCATCCAAACGCTTCGCAAATTTCTGTCATTGACGTGGTTGTTTGAGAAGAATATAATAAACCGCAAGCCAAATTTTCCCGTTGATTCAGAGGTTATATGTGATAACGCTATGTGGTCCCTATCACTCAGTGAATCCAATAATTCTTTATCGGATAGTTTCACGCCACATTACGCGAGTCTGTCTATGAAAACTAGCCATAAAATCCTTTTTCAAGATGCGAGAAATTTGAAGGAAATCCCTTCAGAGAGCGTTGATCTGGTAGTTACCTCTCCGCCGTATCCTATGATCGACATGTGGGATGATATGTTTAGCACCCAGAACCCAGAAATTCGGAAGGCATTAGCAAATGGCGATGGTAGACAGGCTTATGAGTTGATACACAAGATTCTCGATTCTGTATGGGATGAACTGTTCAGAGTTCTAAGGGAGGGGCGATTTGCGTGTATCAATATCGGCGATGCGACGCGAAAAATAAAAGACGATTTCTGTTTGTATCCAAATCATGCACGAATCCTGAATTACCTCTTAGATATCGGGTTTTCGGCACTTCCTGATATCCTCTGGCGAAAACAGACCAACGCTCCCAATAAATTTATGGGTTCAGGTATGCTGCCCGCCGGTGCTTATGTGACTCTGGAGCACGAGTACATTTTGATAGTGAGGAAAGGTTCCAAAAGAGAATTTAAGACAGAGGACGAAAAAAAGAACAGACGCGAAAGTGCGCTATTTTGGGAAGAGAGAAATATCTGGTATTCGGATATTTGGACAGATATTAAGGGAACAGAGCAGAAACTTTCTAATACGACCGCCCGATCGAGAAGTGCTGCATTTCCGTTTGATTTAGCGTATCGACTGATCAATATGTACTCTGTGAAAGGCGATGTGATACTCGACCCGTTTTTAGGCACAGGAACCACGATTGCAGCTGCGCTGACATCGGGACGCAATAGTATCGGTGTTGAAATCGACAAAAGTTTTCAGCAGGCAATTTGCCCTATTGTATGCGATATTGTCAATTTTTCAAACGACTATTTGCACGACAGATTGATAACACATTTTGAGTTTGTCAAAAGCCGGATCGAAAATTCGGGACCTTTGAAATATACAAACAAACATTATGACTGTCCGGTGGTGACGAGCCAAGAACAGCATATTCTGTTGAATGACTTAAAAGAGATCCAAGCATGCGGCGATAATATTTTTGAAGTCATGTATTCAGCAAAATCTCAAGGTACACGTCCAAAAGTCGTCGGACAATTGCCCCAAAAGAAAATTTCGTAAATATTTCGTAACCTTTTTCTGAGAAATTGGGACTTATCATCAGAAGGCCTTCTAAAAATCTTGATTTGGAATCCATTATGGAAGTGTTGGCATCATTAGTAAGACAAGCGCAAGCTGGAAATCTGGACGCATACGGGGCGGTTGTCCATCGTTTTCAAGACATGGCAGTGGGTTACGCTTATTCGATACTTGGTGATTTTCATCTGGCTGAAGACGCTTCACAAGAGGCATTTATCGAAGCCTATCGAACCTTGGCTCAACTCCGTGACCCCGCTGCTTTCCCGGGCTGGTTTCGCCTGATTGTCAGAAAGCACTGTAATCGACTCACACGTGGAGCGCGGCTTGAAATCATACCGCTGGAAACGGCCGTTGAGATGCCTTCCGCCGAGAAAAGTCCGGTTGAAATCGCTTTGGAACGGGAGCTGCAAGCGGACGTGTTAGCTGCAATAAAGGCGCTTCCAGAAAACCAGCGCTCAGTGACGACACTCTTCTATATGAATAACTATTCACAGAAAGAAATTTCCGAGTTTTTGGAGGTGCCTGTGACAACAGTTAAGAAGCGACTCCATGACGCTCGGAAGCGGTTAAAGGAAGGATTGATTGATATGATGCGAGATGATCTGAGAGAGAGAGGTAAAGTCCGAGATCTCTATGACCTCGGCGAGCAATTATTAATTATCTCAACGGACCGAATTTCGGCGTTTGATGTTGTGCTGCCAAATGGGATTCCGTACAAAGGACAAATCCTGACCGGACTCTCTGAGTTCTGGTTTGACTACACAAAATCAATCGTCGATAATCACATTATCACTACTGATGTTTCACAGTATCCTGACGTGCTGCAGACTGATGCGGAAGTGCTCAAAGGGCGATCCATGCTTGTGCGGAAGGCGAATCGAATTGATATCGAGTGCGTCGTGCGGGGATACATCGCGGGATCTGCGTGGTCGGAGTATAAACAGGACGGAACGGTATGTGGGGAAAAGCTGCCGGCAGGGCTAACCGAATCAGAGCGGTTGCCGGAGCCCATCTTTACGCCTGCCACGAAAGCGAAACAGGGGGAACATGATGAGAACATCTCAATCGCAGAGATGGAGGAGGCGATTGGAAAGGCTTTGTCGGATAAAATTATCCAGACTAGTTTTGCGCTGTTTGAAGCCGCGAGCGAGCATGCCGAAAAGGCCGGAATCATCCTCTGCGACACCAAGTTTGAATTTGGGCAAATTGATGGTCAACTGATTCTCATCGATGAGGTCTTCACCCCCGATTCATCTCGCTTTTGGCTCAAGGATGCGTATCAGCCCGGCAGTTCCCCACCCAGTTTTGACAAACAGTATGTTCGTGACTATCTGAGTGATATTGGCTGGGATAAAGAGCCCCCGGCACCGGAACTGCCAGCGGAGGTCATCCGTCAAACCAGCGAAAAATATCTGGAGGCGTATCGCCTGATTGTTGGGCGGGAGTTGTTGTAAAGAACAACGCGAGCGACTATTCTTGGTGAATCAAGGCAACGAATGCCGAAGTAAGAAGATAGCACAGAGTCCCG
Above is a window of Candidatus Poribacteria bacterium DNA encoding:
- a CDS encoding site-specific DNA-methyltransferase, coding for MKTSHKILFQDARNLKEIPSESVDLVVTSPPYPMIDMWDDMFSTQNPEIRKALANGDGRQAYELIHKILDSVWDELFRVLREGRFACINIGDATRKIKDDFCLYPNHARILNYLLDIGFSALPDILWRKQTNAPNKFMGSGMLPAGAYVTLEHEYILIVRKGSKREFKTEDEKKNRRESALFWEERNIWYSDIWTDIKGTEQKLSNTTARSRSAAFPFDLAYRLINMYSVKGDVILDPFLGTGTTIAAALTSGRNSIGVEIDKSFQQAICPIVCDIVNFSNDYLHDRLITHFEFVKSRIENSGPLKYTNKHYDCPVVTSQEQHILLNDLKEIQACGDNIFEVMYSAKSQGTRPKVVGQLPQKKIS
- a CDS encoding DsbA family oxidoreductase, translated to MKTINVTVYSDYVCPYCYIGAARVHQLQQEYDPPIVWKSFELHPEAPAGGIPSSMFYQNNPNLKRISENAQQLAAAANLQLPDHVIYSNSRLALELGEFAEQSGKGEPFRAALFDSYFEQIQDMGDESVLLDIVEEVGLAREAAAECLSERTMKACVDLQIQEARGYGITGVPTFIIGKYMVVGAQPYSVLKQAFELGLEEGEAG
- a CDS encoding phosphoribosylaminoimidazolesuccinocarboxamide synthase, coding for MEVLASLVRQAQAGNLDAYGAVVHRFQDMAVGYAYSILGDFHLAEDASQEAFIEAYRTLAQLRDPAAFPGWFRLIVRKHCNRLTRGARLEIIPLETAVEMPSAEKSPVEIALERELQADVLAAIKALPENQRSVTTLFYMNNYSQKEISEFLEVPVTTVKKRLHDARKRLKEGLIDMMRDDLRERGKVRDLYDLGEQLLIISTDRISAFDVVLPNGIPYKGQILTGLSEFWFDYTKSIVDNHIITTDVSQYPDVLQTDAEVLKGRSMLVRKANRIDIECVVRGYIAGSAWSEYKQDGTVCGEKLPAGLTESERLPEPIFTPATKAKQGEHDENISIAEMEEAIGKALSDKIIQTSFALFEAASEHAEKAGIILCDTKFEFGQIDGQLILIDEVFTPDSSRFWLKDAYQPGSSPPSFDKQYVRDYLSDIGWDKEPPAPELPAEVIRQTSEKYLEAYRLIVGRELL
- a CDS encoding calcium/sodium antiporter, with the protein product MWLFVIIAITLYLLGKGADILVDEAVTLSTRWGIPQTLIGATIVSLGTTTPEAAVSVLAAVQGDPDIALGNAVGSIICDTGLILGTAALIAPLPLNRKIVNRQGWLQLGAGFLLVIACLPFGSLGATFAEGGRLPQVMGFVFLILLAAYMWQSIRWSRDADSDSTMEMDQSHEDSANTVLVVAKLVLGIILVVASSVVLIPAVKIVAERVRVPESIIAATLVAFGTSLPEFVTAVTAARRGHGALAVGNVIGADILNVLFVAGASAAVTGAGLEAPTHFFRLLFPLMLFILVVFRVGIFVSGDSLKRPFGVILIAAYLFVTILSYKITGG
- a CDS encoding SDR family oxidoreductase, encoding MRLKDRVAIVTGGGGGMGTGISLCLAREGANIVVSDVNLEAAQGCVEKIEETGQRGLAVQSDVTKETDCTALVEETLKTFGQVDILVNNAGHFGENLGLPFTNQTEADWDDNLAVHVKGPFFLCKAVASHMIERKFGKIINISSIAAKRDPQIAPAYAAAKNALLNLTRLVAKDFGPHNINVNAICPGMLWTGFWHRLAPLIAENDPTYADLEPRALFEQWVKQNTPLQREQTPEDIGNLVVFLSSEEARNITGQTIHVDGGVAMG
- a CDS encoding Gfo/Idh/MocA family oxidoreductase produces the protein MMGEAKQNVRWGILSTARIATKVARAINLADGAELTTIASRTEERAKSWASEHGVEIAYGNYEVLLADPKIDAIYNPLPPSMHAEWTIKAAEQGKHVLCEKPLEANMEKTIEMADACQQHNVQLMDGVMWVHHVRTPVMKRVIDDGNLGQLRRVTAAFTTGWDTIPEDNIRVKKELAGGCLGDLGYYCVRCILWAFDDLPTQVFATARYYRDVELNLSGTLWFEDERVASFDCGYDTASRRWFEVAGTQASIVCDDFVIPRAEDSTRFWVHGAQERNEEHKGGGCIQEVRMIERFSNIVRTGQLEPRWPTEAINTMRVCDALNESARRAQVVQIG
- a CDS encoding phytanoyl-CoA dioxygenase family protein, which encodes MGLDTKYDIDQMMEEWRINGFIVFEDLIPTETIDRILEAWIPIRDRDIERQGKYPPRGYHRYNVRVPFERPFVAPEIFEHPALVAFLERVLGPDYVWTHFDSNIPLPGTDYQRWHRDGKASLFPGIKTPAFSVGVKFPLVDTNEENGSFEVIPGTQYVGEEGLPTNLNDVFGEGLNRRGNYHPIRLNLKKGSLWVQDPRNFHRGTPNRSDHPRDELCMAFSVPWLFSQWLHEYTEKHFPRDLWESLPPHAQKVLKWQRVKDE
- a CDS encoding Gfo/Idh/MocA family oxidoreductase, which encodes MKTYRVNILGCRGRGTAAARAYHAHPRTEIVALCDLVEERLNTLGDEVDVSARFTDLDEMIRQTEPDIVAIPTGTEFHYDLCMRVLEHGVNIEVEKPMCVDLIQADAVIARAQEKGVRTAVHHQGRVGASMQAIGRAYKEGKIGELRYIYGSGKGYYGGYGLMNIGTHMINNMLRFGGRPRSVVTQATTDGHPITPDDIVPSPSGMGTIACEHITASLQFDNNVTGTLLQHRFDKMDSSAYAMELYGSEGRLMWRGDQAWWLPQPHFIPDGEHDQWEALESIYPESYQPDSSAAEADYWFVEEYVRALDEGREHECSGLEGRCVLEVLMGVFESAAYGTRVDLPQENREHPLHHWRREAALNPPSEMPRPYWDWLSTEFERLGR